The genomic region gTGGCAGGGATGTTCGTACCCTGATGATGGCTTTGATGTATTAgacatttgaaaataaatagtgTGGCAGGGATGTTCGTACCATGATGATGGCTTTGATGTTGTCCCTGGTGAGGCTGATGGAGTTGAGCAACTCGTCGGACTCATCATTCAGCTTCGCCTCATGGCTATAAAAATTCAGTAACTCATCAACCATGTCACTTTCCTCATCGCCGTCGTGGCCACTCCTCCTCTTCTGCACGTGCTCGTCGATGATCTTGTCAATGAAGCTATCCAGCGAGGCACGTGCCTTCACAAGCCTCTTGTTGAGCCCCTGAGGATCAACCCACCCAAGAAACGGAACGAAATCTGCAACATTAAAAGCCCCGAAGAGCTTCGAGAACTCCTGAAGAATCGAAATGAACTCGTCCTGCCCCTCCTGGGAACTAGACCCGAACGCGGCGCGGTAGATGATGTTCTTCGTTAGGTTGAAGACGAGTTCTCCGACATTGACGGGGCTTCCGAGGTTGTTCGTAACAGAACGGATGATGAAGTCGACTTCGTCTCTGACGGTGTTCCATGACTCGGCGCGCTTGCGGCTGAAGAGCTTCATGACGCAGATCTTGCGCATCTGGCGCCAGAAGGGACCGTAGTGCGCGAAAGCCATGTCGGCGCGGTCGTAGGTTAAATAGCTGATGGCGATTGTCGCGGGGCGGTTGGAGAAGATGTTGTCTTGGACTTGGAGAACCTCACGCGCCGCTTCTGCGTTGGAGATCGCCACCATGTGGAGGAACCCTATGCGGAGGTGCAAAACGCCGCCGTATTGCTTCGCTAAGTTGGCCAGGCCTTTGTGTGTGAGCTGGTTCATGATGTTCATGTTGCCTATTAGGGGGAGGCCTTTTGGGCCCGGTGGATACGGCGCCGTTTTTCTGCGGATTCGGGACACTATGCCCAGCAGCAATAGAGTCAATGGGATTGTGAACAATAGTGTTTCGCGGAACGGTTCCAGTGCGGTTTTCAGTTCTAGGAGCAAATCCATGGTGTGGGATTTTTTTTGGTTCTCTTGCTGACTGCAAAAGCTTTGCACTCTGGTTCTATGTGTTGATTGGGAAGGAAACAAGgaaatgaattgtgttttcaagTGCTGCTATAGATTGCTAAGGTCAGGGACTTATCACGGggtttatatatatactctGACGATACTCACATGTCTCTGTTCTGTcacgaaaaaaattataaattaatgataatattacaCCTATTAATATGGAGACTTATTAGGATTATGGTAATCTCAAAGTTGAAAGAATATTTACTCATATATTTACATCTTATTCACTAATAAAATTCTTATATCTACAACCAATATCAAACCCATGTGCTTTGGCATATGACAAATCTTTGCAGGCGTATTTGAAATATTCAATTAACACAtcttatttctttattatacaaattatctattatatttatattttttcaatgtgTTATCCAACATCTagagaaagaaaacagaagatgaaataatataaatatgataaagttTAGGATGTGATAAAAAGATAGAAatggagagaaataaaaattattgatgagATGTTTAAAATAAGTGGGAGTTGAAATATTCACTCAAAAAATAATGTAGGTATGACAtatggaaaaaaaagataaagaaaaatgagaagtaTTTGTGAATgcttgaaataaaaaatggttAGTGTTTAtcattgttctattttttttttaaataatgaacaTCCCAAATGTTATTAGAcatttagtgaaaaaaaaataagtatttagaATTtctagtgaaaaaaatataagtattaagAATTTATGATGTGTTAAGAgtagatagaaaaaaataaaaatattgatcatatatttataacaaataaatgttCAATTATAAttgctattttttaatttatttttctctccctAAGCGACAACTAGCACTTCAGGTgttaatgtatatttttctaaaagaatAAAGCAACGTGGACACTATTCTATTGAGCActttaaaagagaaataaataaagatcGGACAAAAAACATTGATACCGTAAATGATATAATTTGGTAggataaataaatgtttaaatacATGGATGTTCATATATCCTTGTCCATTCTAAAACTATAAACGCATGTTTCTTGAAGGTGGGACCTGGTTAAgaattatacattaaaaaaagacttaaaaaatATCTCTAGTGCAAGTGGATCATGTGactgtgagtgttttgttgattAGAAGACAAGTAAATGAAGCCatgcatttttaaaatatacaaaatattaaaatagagaGTCCATGTGTTGCTCGTGTTG from Glycine soja cultivar W05 chromosome 16, ASM419377v2, whole genome shotgun sequence harbors:
- the LOC114390886 gene encoding cytochrome P450 84A1-like, encoding MDLLLELKTALEPFRETLLFTIPLTLLLLGIVSRIRRKTAPYPPGPKGLPLIGNMNIMNQLTHKGLANLAKQYGGVLHLRIGFLHMVAISNAEAAREVLQVQDNIFSNRPATIAISYLTYDRADMAFAHYGPFWRQMRKICVMKLFSRKRAESWNTVRDEVDFIIRSVTNNLGSPVNVGELVFNLTKNIIYRAAFGSSSQEGQDEFISILQEFSKLFGAFNVADFVPFLGWVDPQGLNKRLVKARASLDSFIDKIIDEHVQKRRSGHDGDEESDMVDELLNFYSHEAKLNDESDELLNSISLTRDNIKAIIMDVMFGGTETVASGIEWAMAELMRSPDDLRRVQQELADVVGLDRRVEESDLEKLVYLKCAVKETLRLHPPIPLLLHETAEDAAVCGYHVPKGSRVMINAWAIGRDKSAWEDAEAFKPSRFLNPHVPDFKGSNFEFIPFGSGRRSCPGMQLGLYTLELAMAHLLHCFTWELPDGMKPSELDTSDVFGLTAPRASRLVAVPFKRVLCPL